AGCACGATGAGCGCTTCGATGCGCTGTTGCAAGAGTTCCTCGACGACCATCGCCTGCGGACGACTGGGCGACAGGGGGCCGAGAACGACCGCGTATCCGCGCTCCCGTGCGGCCGTGAAGAGATGCTCGACCAGATCCACCTCGAAGGGCTGGTGCATGGCGTACAGCACGCCGATCTGGTAGCTCCGCCGTTGGCGGAGCAATCGGGCGGAGGCATCCGGCCGGTATCCCATCTCCTCTGCTGCCCGGAGGACCCGTTCGCGGGTCGTAGCGCTGACGCCGCCCAGATCGCGCATCACCAGGGACACCAGCTGCCGAGACACGCCGACGTGATCTGCGACGTCCTTCATGGTGGGCCGGGCGGAGCGAGCGGTCATCACATCAGGATTGCATGGATCGCCGGGAACTCAGCCCGGATCGAGGACGGAGCGGGATCGACGTTCGATCGTCGACTAGCACGTGCTAGTATCGATGCGTGTCGCCGAGGCGACTCGTGGACAACGGCGTACAACGGATCGGATCTCCTGTGCAACTCGGACTCATCACGGACTCCCTCGGCAAGTTCACACTCGACGTCGCTCTCGATCTCGCGGCCGAGATGGGCCTCGCCACCGTCGAGATCGCGACCGGCAACTGGTCGGAGTCCCCGCACGCCGACCTCACAGAGCTCGTGAGCGATGCCGGAGCGCGTCGCCGCCTCCTCGCCTCGATCGAGTCGCGCGGCCTGACACTCAGCGCGCTCAACGCGAACGGCAATCAATTGCACCCGGTGACCGGCGCCGCGCACGATCGTGTCGTCCGTGATTCGATCACGGTCGCATCAGAACTCGGCGTGCCGACGGTCGTGCTGATGTCGGGCCTTCCCGGCGCACGGGGAGAGTCGAGCCCCAACTGGATCACGACGTCGTGGCCACCTGAGACCCTCGAGATCCTCGACTACCAATGGAACGACGTGGCGATCCCGTATTGGGTCGACCTCGCGCAATTCGCGAGGGAACGCGACGTCCGTCTCGCGGTCGAGATGCACGGTCAGCAGCTGGTCTTCAATGTCGCAACGATGCAGCGACTCCAAGGCCTCGTCGGCGACGACGTGGTGGGCGCGAATCTCGACCCCTCTCACCTGATGTGGATGGGAGCAGACATCCTCGCTGTCGTCAGGGCTCTCGGTTCGTCGATCTTTCACGTGCATGCCAAGGACGCCCGCATCGACCGGTCCAACACTGCGGTCAACGGGATCCTCGACACACTTCCGCCGTCAGCAGCAACACTGCGCTCCTGGAACTACGTCACGCTCGGCCTCGGGCATCCCGGTGGCAGCACATTCTGGGCGGACTTCGTCTACGCGCTTCGTTCGGTCGGTTACGACGGGCCGCTGAACATCGAGCACGAGGACATCCTCGTCGGCGCAGTCGAAGGAGTACGACGCTCCGCCGAGCTCATGCGCTCGATCATCATCAGGGAGCCGGCGGACTGGACCCCGGCGGACATCTGACGGCCCCGTGGGACACGCGCCCCCAGCCGGCCCCGCCTGCGTCCGGGTCGGCTCGCCTGGCGGAGCCGTTCAGCGCTCGACGAGCGTCATCTCGAACGAGTAGAGGTCGGGCCGATAGCAGTGCTGGCCCCACTCGACGGCACGGCCGGAGTTGTCGAACGCCGTGCGGGACATGGTCAGCACGGCGGCACCCTTGGGGATGTCGAGCAGTCCTGCCTCCTGCGCCGTGGCCTCGCGTGCGCCGATGCGCTGCTTGGCGACGCGCATGGTCACGCCGCGGGCACGCAACAGCTGGTAGAGCCCGTGCTTCGTGAGGTCGCCGAGGTCGATGTCGGTGAAGTCGGCGGGCAGAACGTTGTCGAGGATCGCGATCGGCACGCTGCCGGCTGAGCGGAGGCGCTTGATGTGCAGCACGGGGCTGCCCGCATCGACGCCGAGTTCCTCGGCCATGCGGTCATCGGCCTCGCCCACCTCCATCGAGAGCACCCGGGTCTCGGGCTTCTGCCCGGAGCGCTCGAGGTCTTCGTACAGGCTCGTGAGCTCGACGCTGCGGCTGACCTTGCCGTGCACGACTTGTGTGCCGATGCCGCGGCGGCGCACGAGGAGGCCCTTGTCGACGAGCTCCTGGATGGCACGGCGGATCGTCGGCCGCGAGAGTCCCAGCCGGTTGCCGAGTGCCACCTCATTCTCGAGTCGCGACCCGGGGGGCAGCCTGCCGTCCTGAATGGCCGCCTCGATGCGACTGGAGATCTGGAAGTACAGCGGCATCGGACCCGAGCGGTCGAGGTCGATGAAGAGATCGACCGGGAGTGTGTGATTCGCGTCCGCCATGCTTGTCCCCGCCCTGTCGCGGCCATCGCAACATGTTGTCAAGACATTAGCAGGCCTTTCCATTTGGCAAAAATGTCAGGTCGGGCGCTGCGACAGATTCGGCTGCGCCTGCGGTTCTGGACTAATGTCCTGACATTCTTACGAATCTCAGGTACGGTGAGAGAACGCACCGCCGCGGAACGCATGAGCGGTGCTCCGACGACGACGACCACGGAGGACCTCGATGACCAACGCAGCGACCACCGAGACCGCAACCATGCCCCTGCGGATCGCGGCCGAGACGACCCCCACGAGCCTCTGGAACGACTCCGCAGACCCGCGCGAGCTCGCCCGGTCCATCGAGTTCGGCGCGGTCGGGGCCACCTGCAACCCCGTGATCGCGCTCACCGCGATTCGCAATGATCTCGACACGTGGGTGCCGCGGATCGAACAGCTGGCGGCGCAGCATCCGACCGCCGGCGAGTCGGAGCTCGGCTGGATGGTCGTCGAGGAGCTCTCCATCGCAGCGGCCCGACTGCTCGAGCCCGAGTTCCGTCGCAGCGGTGGCCGGAACGGGCGCCTCTCGATCCAAACCGATCCGCGCCTTCACCGCGACGAGGCCGCACTCGTGGCCCAAGCCGTTCGCTTCGCCGGCCTGGCGGAGAACATCATCGTGAAGATCCCAGCCACCGCCGTCGGCATCCGCGCGATCGAGGAGGCGACATTCCAGGGCGTGAGCATCAACGCCACCGTCTCGTTCACCGTGCCGCAGGCCCTGGCAGTGGCCGAGGCGATCGAGCGTGGATTCGACCGCCGCAACGCCGCAGGGTTGCCCGAGCGCGAGTTCGGGTCGGTCGTCACGATCATGGGCGGCCGGCTCGACGACTGGCTCAAGACCTGGGTCGAGCGCCATCGCGTGCTCATCGATCCGGGTCACCTCGAGTGGGCGGGCGTCGCCGCACTCAAGCGGGCCCATCATCTCTTCGTCGAGCGCGGCTATCGTTCGCGCGTGCTGTCCGCGGCGTTCCGCAACCACCTGCAGTGGTCCGAGCTCATCGGAGGCGACCTCGTGGTGTCGCCGCCGTTCGACTGGC
The Agromyces albus DNA segment above includes these coding regions:
- a CDS encoding GntR family transcriptional regulator, translating into MADANHTLPVDLFIDLDRSGPMPLYFQISSRIEAAIQDGRLPPGSRLENEVALGNRLGLSRPTIRRAIQELVDKGLLVRRRGIGTQVVHGKVSRSVELTSLYEDLERSGQKPETRVLSMEVGEADDRMAEELGVDAGSPVLHIKRLRSAGSVPIAILDNVLPADFTDIDLGDLTKHGLYQLLRARGVTMRVAKQRIGAREATAQEAGLLDIPKGAAVLTMSRTAFDNSGRAVEWGQHCYRPDLYSFEMTLVER
- a CDS encoding transaldolase family protein translates to MTNAATTETATMPLRIAAETTPTSLWNDSADPRELARSIEFGAVGATCNPVIALTAIRNDLDTWVPRIEQLAAQHPTAGESELGWMVVEELSIAAARLLEPEFRRSGGRNGRLSIQTDPRLHRDEAALVAQAVRFAGLAENIIVKIPATAVGIRAIEEATFQGVSINATVSFTVPQALAVAEAIERGFDRRNAAGLPEREFGSVVTIMGGRLDDWLKTWVERHRVLIDPGHLEWAGVAALKRAHHLFVERGYRSRVLSAAFRNHLQWSELIGGDLVVSPPFDWQVRINENRIPVEHRIDHPVDPETIAILLAKVPEFRRAYEPDGMTVDEFADFGATRRTLRQFLEADAALEALVRDILVPAP
- a CDS encoding sugar phosphate isomerase/epimerase family protein, with protein sequence MQLGLITDSLGKFTLDVALDLAAEMGLATVEIATGNWSESPHADLTELVSDAGARRRLLASIESRGLTLSALNANGNQLHPVTGAAHDRVVRDSITVASELGVPTVVLMSGLPGARGESSPNWITTSWPPETLEILDYQWNDVAIPYWVDLAQFARERDVRLAVEMHGQQLVFNVATMQRLQGLVGDDVVGANLDPSHLMWMGADILAVVRALGSSIFHVHAKDARIDRSNTAVNGILDTLPPSAATLRSWNYVTLGLGHPGGSTFWADFVYALRSVGYDGPLNIEHEDILVGAVEGVRRSAELMRSIIIREPADWTPADI